One genomic window of Arachis hypogaea cultivar Tifrunner chromosome 8, arahy.Tifrunner.gnm2.J5K5, whole genome shotgun sequence includes the following:
- the LOC112708428 gene encoding uncharacterized protein isoform X2, with protein MGGGAAIRSAAKVAGGFNGLSSQVAEHSLRNAARHVPEALSSPPPLLAMAGDVAPVYSSAPWDLDDWVVANVDNTQPNVERVVFGTVPSFEEAKAAASELKSAVEKIYLCGSCSKSECSSHSGSQASWASPHINDNHSYINHDTTISFPSVPINAFHQAFHLLSSNPEAHNVVASIASDSNVWNAVMQNPALKDFFKSSLYEAGVEEGLTNEEIEKLPDSDLGNALVDYMSTMLNKASITVAEMVTSMSSYVKNIFRPISDEKSCDHAFGITTTTAKENNFMNPTTAMGGTFMGLAMLVMIVVLLKRA; from the exons ATGGGCGGCGGAGCAGCAATAAGGTCAGCGGCCAAGGTTGCCGGCGGATTCAATGGGTTGTCGTCCCAGGTGGCGGAGCATTCACTGCGCAACGCGGCACGACATGTGCCGGAGGCGCTGTCGTCACCACCACCGCTCCTAGCAATGGCTGGGGACGTGGCGCCAGTTTACTCGTCGGCGCCATGGGATCTTGATGATTGGGTAGTGGCCAATGTTGACAACACTCAGCCGAATGTGGAGAGAGTTGTGTTCGGTACTGTTCCGAGCTTCGAAGAGGCAAAAGCCGCCGCGTCGGAGCTGAAAAGTGCCGTTGAGAA GATATACCTGTGTGGGAGTTGTTCTAAATCGGAGTGTTCTTCTCATTCTGGAAGCCAGGCTTCATGGGCGTCTCCTCACATCAATGATAATCATTCTTATATCAACCATGACACTACTATTTCATTCCCTTCTGTCCCAATCAATGCTTTTCATCAGGCATTTCATTTGCTTAGCTCAAATCCCGAGGCACAT AATGTTGTAGCTTCTATTGCTTCTGACTCCAACGTGTGGAATGCTGTCATGCAAAATCCAGCGCTCAAGGATTTTTTCAAATCATCACTCTATGAAG CTGGTGTTGAAGAGGGTTTAACCAATGAGGAAATAGAAAAGTTACCTGATTCTGACTTAGGGAATGCCCTTGTTGATTATATGAGCACCATGTTGAACAAGGCTTCTATCACAGTAGCTGAGATGGTAACCAGCATGTCGAGTTATGTCAAGAACATTTTTAGGCCAATATCTGATGAGAAATCCTGTGATCATGCTTTTGGAATTACCACCActacagcaaaagaaaataatttcatGAACCCTACTACGGCCATGGGAGGAACTTTTATGGGATTGGCAATGCTGGTCATGATAGTTGTGTTACTCAAGCGAgcttaa
- the LOC112708428 gene encoding uncharacterized protein isoform X1: MGGGAAIRSAAKVAGGFNGLSSQVAEHSLRNAARHVPEALSSPPPLLAMAGDVAPVYSSAPWDLDDWVVANVDNTQPNVERVVFGTVPSFEEAKAAASELKSAVEKIYLCGSCSKSECSSHSGSQASWASPHINDNHSYINHDTTISFPSVPINAFHQAFHLLSSNPEAHNVVASIASDSNVWNAVMQNPALKDFFKSSLYEAAGVEEGLTNEEIEKLPDSDLGNALVDYMSTMLNKASITVAEMVTSMSSYVKNIFRPISDEKSCDHAFGITTTTAKENNFMNPTTAMGGTFMGLAMLVMIVVLLKRA, from the exons ATGGGCGGCGGAGCAGCAATAAGGTCAGCGGCCAAGGTTGCCGGCGGATTCAATGGGTTGTCGTCCCAGGTGGCGGAGCATTCACTGCGCAACGCGGCACGACATGTGCCGGAGGCGCTGTCGTCACCACCACCGCTCCTAGCAATGGCTGGGGACGTGGCGCCAGTTTACTCGTCGGCGCCATGGGATCTTGATGATTGGGTAGTGGCCAATGTTGACAACACTCAGCCGAATGTGGAGAGAGTTGTGTTCGGTACTGTTCCGAGCTTCGAAGAGGCAAAAGCCGCCGCGTCGGAGCTGAAAAGTGCCGTTGAGAA GATATACCTGTGTGGGAGTTGTTCTAAATCGGAGTGTTCTTCTCATTCTGGAAGCCAGGCTTCATGGGCGTCTCCTCACATCAATGATAATCATTCTTATATCAACCATGACACTACTATTTCATTCCCTTCTGTCCCAATCAATGCTTTTCATCAGGCATTTCATTTGCTTAGCTCAAATCCCGAGGCACAT AATGTTGTAGCTTCTATTGCTTCTGACTCCAACGTGTGGAATGCTGTCATGCAAAATCCAGCGCTCAAGGATTTTTTCAAATCATCACTCTATGAAG CAGCTGGTGTTGAAGAGGGTTTAACCAATGAGGAAATAGAAAAGTTACCTGATTCTGACTTAGGGAATGCCCTTGTTGATTATATGAGCACCATGTTGAACAAGGCTTCTATCACAGTAGCTGAGATGGTAACCAGCATGTCGAGTTATGTCAAGAACATTTTTAGGCCAATATCTGATGAGAAATCCTGTGATCATGCTTTTGGAATTACCACCActacagcaaaagaaaataatttcatGAACCCTACTACGGCCATGGGAGGAACTTTTATGGGATTGGCAATGCTGGTCATGATAGTTGTGTTACTCAAGCGAgcttaa